A window from Culex pipiens pallens isolate TS chromosome 3, TS_CPP_V2, whole genome shotgun sequence encodes these proteins:
- the LOC120425589 gene encoding vacuolar protein sorting-associated protein 29 produces MLVLVLGDLHIPQRTSSLPAKFKKLLVPGRIHHILCTGNLCSKESYDYLKTLANDVHIVRGDFDENMNYPDQKIVTVGQFRVGLTHGHQVVPWGDPEALALIQRQLDVDILISGHTHKFEAYEHENKFYINPGSATGSYSALDSAVIPSFVLMDIQSTTVVTYVYQLVGDDVKVERIEYKKN; encoded by the coding sequence ATGTTGGTGCTGGTGCTAGGCGATCTTCACATTCCCCAGCGCACCAGCAGTCTGCCGGCCAAATTCAAAAAGCTGCTCGTTCCCGGCCGAATCCACCACATCCTGTGCACGGGCAATCTTTGCAGCAAAGAGTCGTACGATTATCTCAAGACGCTGGCCAACGACGTCCACATCGTGCGGGGTGACTTTGACGAGAACATGAACTACCCGGACCAGAAGATCGTCACCGTGGGCCAGTTTCGGGTGGGGTTGACGCATGGCCACCAGGTCGTTCCCTGGGGGGATCCGGAAGCTCTTGCGCTGATTCAGCGCCAGCTGGACGTGGACATTCTGATTTCGGGCCACACCCACAAGTTCGAGGCGTACGAGCACGAGAACAAGTTCTACATCAACCCGGGCTCGGCGACCGGGTCGTACTCGGCGCTGGATTCGGCCGTCATTCCGTCGTTTGTGCTGATGGACATCCAGAGCACGACCGTGGTCACGTACGTCTACCAGCTGGTCGGGGATGACGTCAAGGTGGAGCGAATTGAGTATAAGAAGAACTGA
- the LOC120425596 gene encoding mitochondrial inner membrane protease subunit 2: MKIPLFVKSLLLSVPVGVTFFDCVGYVARVEGISMQPALNPDGGPVTDYVFLSRWAVRNMEVDRGDVISLISPKDPGQKIIKRVVGLQGDVISTLGYKQQFVKVPEGHCWVEGDHTGNSLDSNTFGPVSLGLVTARATSVVWPPARWQSLKSQVPKTRHPISKAKVTGSSSPPGLNGANNQTLQAQERNRRE, translated from the exons ATGAAGATCCCGCTGTTTGTCAAGTCGCTCCTGCTGAGCGTCCCCGTGGGCGTCACCTTTTTCGACTGCGTCGGTTACGTGGCCCGCGTCGAGGGCATTTCGATGCAACCGGCACTCAATCCGGACGGCGGCCCCGTCACCGATTACGTGTTCCTGTCCCGGTGGGCGGTCCGGAACATGGAGGTGGATCGGGGCGACGTCATTTCGCTCATTTCACCCAAGGATCCGGGCCAGAAAATTATAAAGCGAGTCGTCGGTCTGCAGGGGGACGTCATATCGACGCTCGGTTACAAGCAGCAGTTTGTGAAGGTTCCGGAGGGCCACTGCTGGGTTGAGGGTGATCACACGG GAAACTCACTGGACAGCAACACCTTTGGTCCGGTCTCACTGGGGCTCGTAACGGCCAGGGCCACGTCGGTGGTGTGGCCGCCGGCTCGCTGGCAATCGCTCAAGTCTCAGGTGCCCAAAACTCGACATCCCATCTCGAAAGCCAAAGTCACCGGTTCGTCGTCACCACCCGGTTTGAACGGTGCCAACAATCAGACGTTGCAAGCGCAGGAACGAAATCGGCGCGAGTGA
- the LOC120425583 gene encoding threonylcarbamoyl-AMP synthase — protein MSVVWRNFYNSFLLISGKMRQLQTMKMRTHPYEKITRSVYRKHVIDIRSSEAIPQAANLLESGKVIALPTDTVYGLACSANDPAAIKELYKIKGRICTKPIAICVPEVKDVLYWGRADHLPIGLLQELLPGAVTIVVKKSHYLDNPYLNPGVEKIGIRVPKFNFIRSVTKQFKAPMALTSANFSSQKSTLEITEFKALWPELGAVFDGGQLGQSEVQRAASTVIDLSEPRKFEIIRTGVAIKRTIELLKRYRFEEIVKRA, from the coding sequence ATGAGCGTAGTTTGGAGGAATTTTTACAATTCGTTCTTATTAATAAGCGGTAAAATGCGACAGCTGCAGACTATGAAAATGCGTACACATCCATACGAGAAGATTACTAGGTCAGTTTATAGGAAGCATGTTATAGATATTAGAAGTTCCGAGGCGATTCCCCAGGCTGCTAACCTGCTTGAATCTGGCAAAGTAATTGCCCTTCCCACGGACACCGTGTACGGGTTAGCTTGCAGTGCGAACGACCCAGCCGCGATCAAAGAGTTGTACAAAATTAAAGGAAGAATCTGTACCAAACCGATAGCGATTTGCGTTCCAGAAGTTAAGGATGTTTTGTACTGGGGCAGAGCAGATCATTTACCGATCGGGTTGTTGCAAGAGTTGCTCCCGGGAGCGGTCACCATTGTGGTGAAAAAGTCTCACTACTTGGACAATCCGTACCTCAATCCGGGGGTAGAGAAGATAGGAATTCGAGtaccaaaatttaattttattaggaGTGTAACCAAACAGTTTAAGGCACCGATGGCGTTGACTTCGGCAAACTTTAGCTCCCAAAAGAGCACACTTGAGATAACCGAGTTTAAGGCATTATGGCCAGAGCTAGGTGCGGTGTTCGACGGTGGCCAGCTTGGACAGTCCGAGGTACAACGGGCAGCGTCCACCGTGATTGACCTTTCAGAGCCACGAAAGTTTGAGATAATTCGAACGGGGGTGGCCATCAAGCGCACGATTGAACTACTAAAGCGCTACCGTTTCGAAGAGATCGTAAAGAGAGCTTAG
- the LOC120425584 gene encoding DNA-directed RNA polymerase III subunit RPC10 isoform X2: protein MLMFCPTCGNLLLVEEGTDSLRFSCNTCPYICKIKRKISTRIYPKLKEVDHVMGGSAAWENVDSTDADCPACAHNRAYFMQMQTRSADEPMTTFYKCANPVCGHNWRD, encoded by the exons ATGCTTATGTTTTGTCCAACCTGCGGGAACCTGCTGCTCGTGGAGGAAGGAACGGATTCGCTGCGCTTCTCGTGCAACACTTGCCCGtacatttgcaaaatcaagagGAAGATTTCAACACGAATTTACCCAAAGTTGAAG GAAGTGGACCATGTTATGGGCGGTTCTGCGGCCTGGGAAAACGTAGACTCAACCGACGCCGACTGTCCGGCATGTGCGCATAACCGGGCGTACTTTATGCAGATGCAAACCCGTTCCGCGGACGAACCTATGACGACGTTCTACAAGTGTGCCAATCCAGTCTGTGGCCACAATTGGAGGGACTAG
- the LOC120425584 gene encoding DNA-directed RNA polymerase III subunit RPC10 isoform X1, translating into MKRSKLYTFGAGKTCRFRFVWKCDSCKNKENTSTCQEGTDSLRFSCNTCPYICKIKRKISTRIYPKLKEVDHVMGGSAAWENVDSTDADCPACAHNRAYFMQMQTRSADEPMTTFYKCANPVCGHNWRD; encoded by the exons ATGAAAAGGAGTAAACTTTACACTTTTGGAGCTGGCAAAACGTGTAGATTTCGGTTTGTGTGGAAATGTGACAgttgcaaaaataaagaaaacaccAGCACGTGCCAG GAAGGAACGGATTCGCTGCGCTTCTCGTGCAACACTTGCCCGtacatttgcaaaatcaagagGAAGATTTCAACACGAATTTACCCAAAGTTGAAG GAAGTGGACCATGTTATGGGCGGTTCTGCGGCCTGGGAAAACGTAGACTCAACCGACGCCGACTGTCCGGCATGTGCGCATAACCGGGCGTACTTTATGCAGATGCAAACCCGTTCCGCGGACGAACCTATGACGACGTTCTACAAGTGTGCCAATCCAGTCTGTGGCCACAATTGGAGGGACTAG